One Eubacteriales bacterium mix99 genomic window carries:
- a CDS encoding AraC family transcriptional regulator, translating into MSFNERFFVNTHSENPICYLPSSGIVYPDEKYSLNRRVGKHLWEYVISGEGHIIHNGMEYHLTAGDFCYVKKGLHVRYFSDGNNPYHKLWFGADGQLVEKLAQIYLPDVSVTVQKADVSDPFRRLITMLKEGCYDEGLACHALLDIFMTVSRASTCPMPASLAERIKKYIDDHIFENPSLNNLGETFNISGRHLIRVFKARYGIPPGAYMINKKLNLACRYLVETEFGIGQIAQILGYCDQSYFSSEFKKHYGIYPTVYRNRGR; encoded by the coding sequence ATGTCGTTCAACGAGCGCTTTTTTGTCAACACGCATAGTGAGAATCCGATTTGCTACCTGCCCAGTTCCGGTATTGTCTATCCGGACGAAAAGTATTCTCTGAACAGGCGGGTTGGAAAACATCTTTGGGAATATGTAATAAGCGGGGAAGGACACATCATCCATAACGGAATGGAATATCATTTAACCGCCGGAGATTTTTGCTATGTGAAAAAGGGACTTCATGTCCGTTACTTTTCCGACGGAAACAACCCGTATCATAAGTTGTGGTTCGGTGCGGACGGACAGCTGGTGGAAAAACTGGCGCAGATCTATCTGCCGGATGTCAGCGTGACGGTTCAAAAGGCGGATGTCAGTGACCCATTCCGCAGGTTGATAACTATGCTGAAGGAAGGCTGTTATGACGAGGGCCTGGCGTGCCACGCGCTTCTTGATATCTTTATGACTGTTTCCCGTGCAAGCACCTGCCCCATGCCGGCCTCCCTCGCAGAGCGCATCAAAAAATACATCGATGATCACATTTTTGAGAATCCCTCTCTCAACAATCTGGGAGAAACGTTCAACATATCCGGACGGCATCTGATTCGCGTGTTCAAAGCCCGGTATGGGATTCCCCCCGGTGCTTATATGATCAATAAAAAGCTCAACCTGGCCTGCCGTTACCTTGTGGAAACGGAATTCGGGATAGGCCAGATTGCGCAAATCCTTGGCTATTGCGACCAAAGCTATTTTTCCAGTGAATTCAAAAAACATTATGGGATATACCCCACGGTATATCGGAACAGAGGCCGGTAA
- a CDS encoding helix-turn-helix domain-containing protein: MSVTKALYILEELIVDPEGLGLIDLSNRVSMNKTTVYRILTSLMERDFVEQDNITGKYKLGMKILSLAHTFYDRLDLRGLIRQFFDTSNEEESIVVVKPYSNNCSLIDVIGNQEMIRNSDINDCLKNYISIKEVYYTNYLKWKNIDTFYMGDLSKQDQKELRQKMRLIAIQGYDYVEADYNDYPSLCIPIYNYARELAAMVCLFSKQLLDKNYLSEKILEYTDKGNLISRNLGLP, from the coding sequence ATGTCTGTAACAAAGGCACTATATATATTGGAAGAACTGATTGTTGACCCGGAAGGTTTGGGGCTTATTGATCTGAGCAACAGAGTCTCAATGAACAAAACTACAGTTTACAGAATTCTGACTTCTTTAATGGAGAGAGATTTCGTAGAGCAAGACAATATAACCGGTAAATATAAACTTGGCATGAAAATATTAAGCCTTGCCCATACTTTTTATGATCGGCTTGATTTACGGGGATTGATTCGTCAATTTTTCGATACTTCGAATGAGGAAGAATCCATTGTCGTTGTGAAACCATACTCAAATAATTGTTCCCTGATAGATGTGATTGGAAACCAGGAAATGATCCGAAATTCAGACATAAATGATTGTCTGAAAAATTATATCTCAATAAAAGAAGTATATTACACAAATTATTTGAAATGGAAAAATATTGATACCTTTTATATGGGAGATTTATCCAAACAAGATCAGAAGGAATTACGTCAGAAAATGAGGCTGATAGCCATTCAAGGTTACGATTATGTGGAGGCCGATTATAATGACTATCCTTCTCTGTGTATCCCCATCTATAATTATGCCAGAGAACTTGCCGCGATGGTTTGTCTTTTCTCTAAACAACTTCTGGATAAGAATTATTTATCTGAAAAAATATTGGAGTATACGGATAAGGGCAATTTGATTTCAAGAAACCTGGGGCTTCCATAA
- a CDS encoding hydantoinase/oxoprolinase family protein — protein sequence MRKIRIGIDVGGTFTDAVALDNDTYEIIAQNKLPTTHNAREGVASGVIKILNLLLEEIGYQPSDVVFIAHGTTQATNALLEGDVAKIGIIGMGSGIGVSKIKNDTRLGNVPLEDGKEINTEYEFIDTSSGDFTDRVNGIVDRFKDEGVEVAVISEAFSVDNPDNEKNVAGLVRERGLLATATHELSKLYGLKARTKTSVINGSILPKMVQTATMTGNAVKTAEIKAPLMIMRSDGGVMQIDEIKKRPILTVLSGPAAGVAGALMYEKISDGIFLEVGGTSTDISAIQNGKVITKYATIGGHKTYVNSLDIHTVGIAGGSMIRCTDKVIKDVGPRSAHIAGLEYACFADLKDLKDAHVTSVRIAADYTDNYLAIENSEGKKFAVTLTCIANILGLIDAEDYAKAQDDVVARITEILESYFNRSGKKVEEEIMAIAVSKVRPAVEEFIKQYNLSRNYLELNGGGGGASVVVPALAKSMGLKYKIADNAPIIATIGAALAMVRDSVERTIVNPTQNDILEIRKDAAQRAMESGASPGSIEVTIDIDATKNVVKATAVGTTELSAQKKAGKKLSDEEIQKIVDKSFDNFSDLSVSKVSENGIYSLFEVTYTTKPKLFFFKKKSRLLCLIDRNGVIKLNIENANYHILGKKDKSGLINCIESDTKFDEAGKTMPEIHLIVNAKVSDLSGLENIEQVTSLIDVELSELNENEDYILITRKR from the coding sequence ATGAGAAAAATAAGAATTGGCATCGATGTTGGGGGGACTTTTACCGATGCTGTTGCCCTTGATAATGATACCTATGAGATAATTGCACAGAATAAACTTCCGACGACGCATAATGCAAGGGAAGGCGTTGCCAGTGGAGTAATCAAAATATTAAACCTTCTGCTGGAGGAAATTGGTTATCAGCCCAGCGATGTTGTCTTTATTGCGCACGGGACAACACAGGCTACAAATGCTTTGCTGGAAGGTGATGTGGCCAAAATAGGAATCATTGGAATGGGCTCAGGAATCGGGGTTTCCAAAATCAAAAATGATACACGGCTTGGCAATGTACCGTTGGAAGATGGGAAAGAGATCAACACGGAATATGAGTTTATCGATACTTCTTCCGGGGATTTTACGGACAGGGTAAATGGGATCGTTGACCGATTCAAAGACGAAGGAGTTGAAGTCGCGGTTATCAGTGAAGCGTTTTCTGTTGATAACCCGGATAATGAAAAGAACGTTGCAGGTCTTGTAAGGGAAAGAGGTCTGTTGGCAACTGCAACACATGAGCTTTCCAAATTGTATGGGCTGAAAGCAAGGACGAAAACGAGTGTAATCAACGGTTCCATTCTGCCAAAAATGGTTCAAACGGCAACGATGACGGGCAATGCGGTGAAAACTGCTGAAATCAAGGCGCCTCTCATGATTATGAGATCGGATGGCGGGGTCATGCAGATTGATGAGATCAAGAAGCGGCCTATTTTAACGGTATTATCCGGTCCGGCAGCAGGGGTGGCAGGTGCTTTGATGTATGAAAAAATATCAGATGGCATATTTCTTGAAGTGGGAGGAACGTCCACTGATATCTCTGCTATTCAGAACGGCAAAGTGATCACCAAATATGCCACAATTGGCGGTCATAAGACTTATGTCAATTCATTGGATATTCATACGGTTGGCATTGCCGGCGGAAGTATGATACGATGCACGGATAAGGTGATTAAGGATGTAGGGCCGAGAAGTGCACATATTGCGGGGCTTGAATATGCCTGCTTTGCTGATCTAAAGGATTTAAAGGATGCGCACGTTACCAGTGTAAGAATAGCAGCGGATTATACAGATAATTATCTGGCAATCGAAAACAGTGAAGGGAAGAAGTTTGCGGTTACTTTAACATGTATTGCAAACATTCTTGGCTTAATCGATGCGGAGGACTATGCAAAAGCACAGGACGATGTGGTCGCCCGCATAACCGAAATTCTGGAAAGCTATTTTAACAGAAGCGGAAAGAAAGTAGAGGAGGAGATCATGGCAATCGCAGTCTCGAAAGTAAGACCCGCAGTGGAAGAGTTTATAAAACAATATAACCTGTCGCGGAATTACTTAGAGCTAAATGGTGGCGGCGGCGGTGCGAGTGTTGTTGTGCCGGCACTTGCCAAAAGTATGGGATTAAAATACAAGATTGCAGATAATGCACCTATCATCGCAACCATTGGCGCCGCGCTTGCCATGGTAAGAGACTCGGTGGAGCGAACCATCGTGAATCCGACTCAAAATGATATTCTCGAAATCCGGAAAGATGCTGCGCAAAGAGCGATGGAATCCGGTGCCTCTCCAGGCTCCATTGAAGTTACCATTGATATTGATGCCACTAAAAACGTGGTTAAGGCAACAGCGGTTGGAACAACAGAATTAAGCGCGCAGAAAAAAGCAGGGAAGAAACTGAGTGATGAGGAGATCCAAAAAATTGTAGACAAATCCTTTGACAATTTTTCAGATTTGTCTGTTTCCAAGGTAAGTGAAAACGGCATCTATTCTCTTTTTGAAGTAACTTACACCACCAAGCCCAAACTTTTTTTCTTTAAAAAGAAGTCCCGCCTGCTGTGCCTGATTGATAGAAATGGTGTCATAAAACTGAATATAGAAAATGCAAATTACCATATCCTAGGGAAAAAGGATAAGAGTGGGCTCATCAACTGCATTGAAAGCGATACGAAATTTGATGAGGCCGGCAAAACCATGCCGGAGATCCATCTGATTGTCAATGCGAAGGTTTCGGACTTGTCCGGTCTGGAGAACATAGAGCAGGTAACGTCGCTGATTGATGTTGAGCTGTCGGAGTTGAATGAAAATGAGGACTATATCTTGATTACCAGAAAGCGATGA
- a CDS encoding FAD-dependent oxidoreductase, with translation MDRFSGDVVIVGGGCAGVVAAIASARSGAETLLIEKTGVVGGTATNGLVGPFMTCFDPKGKHQIIKGIFDEIVRRMEKRGGAIHPSKTGMVSEYGCWIKLRHNNVTPFEPECLKMVLTELLAEAGVTVHLNTVLTDVAVENNTIKELKAYDGNRYVNYSAKVFIDATGDALLSCKSGVPCVIADVENELQPMTLFFWIYNADDDKIVRFLNQKEETKYLPYHDIIEEARENGEFQINRNKIGLYHMVKSGEWRLNTTRLQGYDPTDQQSMNQAYLEGMKQVQFLMDFLKRLPGLENARIAQTGSIVGIRESRRIQGLYTLTENDLIKNTEYNDTISLCSYPVDLHPSKGALTGTSYKKENTNVADVYRVPYRILLPQKIDNLLVAGKCVSATHEALGAIRIMPSVFAMGEAAGTAAGLAVADEVNPKDVCIPKLQETLIHNGQVLNYN, from the coding sequence ATGGACAGGTTTTCGGGTGATGTTGTGATTGTCGGAGGCGGTTGTGCAGGTGTTGTGGCAGCGATTGCTTCTGCAAGATCCGGGGCTGAAACATTGTTGATAGAGAAGACAGGTGTTGTGGGAGGTACTGCGACCAATGGCCTGGTAGGACCGTTTATGACATGTTTTGATCCAAAAGGGAAACATCAGATTATAAAGGGCATTTTTGATGAAATTGTTCGCAGGATGGAGAAGAGAGGGGGAGCGATACATCCCTCAAAGACCGGAATGGTGAGTGAATATGGTTGCTGGATTAAATTAAGGCATAACAACGTAACTCCGTTTGAGCCGGAATGTTTAAAGATGGTTTTAACTGAGCTGCTTGCTGAAGCAGGTGTGACAGTTCATCTGAATACTGTTTTGACCGATGTGGCTGTGGAAAACAATACCATTAAAGAATTAAAAGCTTATGATGGAAATCGTTATGTGAACTATTCGGCAAAAGTTTTTATAGACGCTACCGGAGATGCACTGCTGAGCTGTAAGTCAGGGGTTCCATGTGTTATTGCTGATGTTGAGAATGAATTGCAGCCCATGACATTGTTTTTTTGGATTTATAATGCCGACGATGACAAGATCGTAAGATTCCTGAACCAAAAGGAAGAAACAAAATATTTACCCTATCATGATATCATCGAAGAAGCCAGAGAAAATGGAGAATTTCAAATCAATCGTAACAAAATAGGATTATATCATATGGTGAAGTCAGGAGAGTGGAGACTGAACACCACCCGACTTCAAGGCTATGATCCAACGGATCAGCAAAGTATGAATCAGGCTTATCTGGAAGGGATGAAACAAGTTCAGTTCCTAATGGATTTCCTTAAAAGATTGCCGGGGCTGGAAAACGCGAGAATTGCGCAGACCGGCTCCATTGTGGGAATAAGGGAGTCCCGAAGAATCCAGGGTTTATATACGCTGACAGAAAATGATCTGATTAAAAATACTGAATATAATGATACGATCTCATTGTGTAGCTATCCCGTTGATTTGCATCCTTCCAAAGGTGCCCTGACAGGTACAAGCTATAAAAAAGAGAATACGAATGTTGCTGATGTTTACAGGGTTCCCTACAGGATTCTATTGCCTCAAAAGATAGACAATTTGCTTGTGGCTGGAAAGTGTGTCTCAGCGACTCATGAAGCACTTGGCGCAATCCGGATTATGCCGTCTGTATTTGCCATGGGTGAAGCTGCAGGAACCGCAGCGGGTCTGGCAGTGGCAGACGAAGTAAATCCGAAAGATGTTTGTATTCCTAAATTACAGGAAACACTTATTCATAACGGGCAAGTGTTGAATTACAACTAG
- a CDS encoding Ldh family oxidoreductase, whose protein sequence is MDYITLPYDKMITFCEEIFTSYGFTNEQSHVITDVLLRADLYGIESHGVQRLVRYDREIGRGMVSIHAVPKVIHETPVSAVIDADRAMGQLSGVHGMQLAIKKAHKNGIGMIQVCNSNHFGIAGYYAKMAVEEDMIGICMTNTEAIMLPTFGKQPMLGTDPISLAMPADPIPFLFDAATTVVPRGKLEVYNKTERPLPDGWVLDEDGTGSNDPKRVLYNIIHRIGGGILPLGGEGELHSGYKGYGLALICELCTGILSGGPTANHISSSGSYSGISHCFWAVDYGIFGGKKEIRSRFSDYLREIRNSPKATGEDRIFIHGEKELEEEQKKKKIGIPVNKKTFQEMQKIAKEQHVDINDYFDASSITDIETI, encoded by the coding sequence GTGGACTACATAACATTACCATATGATAAAATGATTACATTCTGTGAAGAAATTTTTACAAGCTATGGATTTACAAATGAGCAGAGTCATGTTATTACAGATGTACTTTTGCGGGCAGATCTTTATGGGATCGAATCGCACGGGGTGCAGCGATTGGTCAGATATGACCGGGAAATTGGCAGAGGGATGGTCTCTATCCATGCCGTACCGAAAGTCATTCATGAAACACCGGTGTCTGCTGTAATCGATGCGGACAGAGCCATGGGCCAGTTGTCCGGAGTACATGGTATGCAGCTGGCAATAAAAAAAGCTCATAAGAACGGCATTGGAATGATACAGGTGTGCAATTCCAACCACTTTGGTATTGCAGGTTATTATGCCAAAATGGCCGTTGAGGAAGACATGATAGGTATCTGCATGACGAATACGGAGGCTATCATGCTTCCCACCTTTGGCAAACAACCAATGCTGGGGACGGACCCGATCTCACTGGCAATGCCGGCTGACCCAATCCCTTTCCTTTTTGATGCGGCGACAACGGTGGTTCCCCGTGGTAAGCTGGAAGTTTACAATAAAACGGAGCGTCCGCTTCCTGACGGGTGGGTACTGGATGAAGACGGAACGGGAAGCAATGATCCCAAAAGGGTGCTGTATAATATCATTCACCGAATAGGCGGAGGGATCCTGCCTCTGGGTGGGGAAGGCGAATTGCACTCAGGCTATAAAGGATATGGCCTTGCGCTGATTTGTGAACTGTGTACGGGCATATTATCCGGTGGGCCTACTGCCAACCATATTTCCAGTTCGGGTTCCTATTCAGGGATTTCACATTGTTTCTGGGCAGTAGATTACGGCATTTTTGGGGGAAAGAAGGAGATCAGGAGTCGTTTCTCGGATTACCTTCGTGAAATTAGGAATTCGCCCAAGGCAACGGGGGAAGACAGAATCTTTATCCATGGCGAAAAGGAGCTGGAAGAGGAACAGAAGAAAAAGAAAATCGGTATCCCGGTAAACAAAAAAACTTTCCAGGAAATGCAGAAAATTGCCAAAGAGCAGCATGTTGATATAAATGATTATTTTGACGCTTCATCGATTACAGATATAGAGACCATCTGA
- a CDS encoding gluconate 5-dehydrogenase: MDAFRLDGKVALVTGGSYGIGFAIASGLAKAGAKLVFNDIRQDRVDKGLEAYRQAGIDVHGYVCDVTSEEQVNDMVSQIEKDVGIIDILFNNAGIIKRIPMCDMTAAEFRQVVDVNLNAPFIVSKAVLPAMIKKGGGKIINICSMMSELGRETVSAYAAGKGGLKMLTKNIASEYGKYNIQCNGIGPGYIATPQTAPLRTDGHPFNSFIISRTPAARWGTPQDLVGPAVFLSSPASDFVNGHILYVDGGILAYIGRQPE; encoded by the coding sequence ATGGATGCATTCCGATTGGATGGCAAAGTAGCTTTGGTGACAGGAGGGTCGTACGGAATCGGGTTTGCAATCGCAAGCGGTTTGGCAAAAGCGGGTGCAAAGCTGGTATTCAACGATATCCGGCAGGATCGGGTGGATAAAGGGCTCGAGGCATACCGGCAAGCTGGTATTGATGTACATGGATATGTATGTGATGTGACCAGCGAAGAGCAGGTAAATGATATGGTATCGCAGATAGAGAAGGATGTCGGTATCATTGATATTCTTTTTAATAACGCAGGAATCATTAAGCGAATCCCCATGTGTGATATGACAGCAGCCGAATTCCGACAGGTTGTCGACGTGAACCTGAATGCGCCATTCATTGTCTCCAAGGCGGTCCTTCCTGCTATGATCAAAAAGGGAGGCGGTAAAATCATTAACATTTGTTCGATGATGAGCGAACTCGGTCGGGAAACCGTTTCGGCGTATGCGGCGGGCAAAGGTGGCCTTAAAATGCTTACCAAAAACATTGCTTCAGAATACGGTAAATACAACATTCAGTGCAATGGTATCGGTCCGGGTTATATTGCTACGCCCCAGACTGCTCCCCTGCGTACCGATGGACATCCTTTCAACAGCTTTATTATCTCCAGGACTCCGGCGGCGCGTTGGGGTACGCCACAGGACCTGGTGGGCCCCGCTGTCTTTCTTTCCTCGCCAGCCTCTGATTTTGTCAACGGTCATATTCTTTATGTCGATGGCGGGATTCTCGCTTATATTGGCAGGCAACCCGAGTAA
- the kduI gene encoding 5-dehydro-4-deoxy-D-glucuronate isomerase, which produces MDIRYSANQKDFKRYTTQELREEFLMEKLFLPDDVTAMYSHVDRIVVMGAMPVRETLAIEKNIDCRKNFGVRYFLERRELGIINIGGDGIVTADDDTFELGHIEGLYVSMGTRQVTLGAKNPDHPPKFYMCSVPAHKPCPTTYIPFKMAIHRDQGAAETANERTINQFIHPDVLETCQLSMGCTILKPGSVWNTMPAHTHERRMEVYMYFDIPQDNVVFHLMGQPQETRHIVMTNEQAVINPSWSIHSGCGTANYSFVWAMCGENKEFDDMDGIANMDLR; this is translated from the coding sequence ATGGATATTCGTTATAGCGCAAATCAAAAAGATTTTAAACGGTACACAACCCAGGAACTACGGGAGGAATTTCTTATGGAAAAATTGTTTCTCCCGGATGACGTAACTGCCATGTATTCCCATGTGGACCGAATTGTAGTAATGGGAGCAATGCCAGTGCGGGAAACCCTGGCTATTGAAAAAAATATCGACTGTCGGAAAAACTTCGGTGTACGTTATTTTCTAGAACGGCGCGAACTTGGAATCATCAATATTGGTGGCGATGGGATTGTCACAGCTGATGATGATACGTTTGAGTTGGGGCATATAGAGGGATTGTACGTGTCAATGGGTACCCGCCAGGTTACCCTGGGTGCAAAAAATCCTGATCATCCTCCTAAATTCTATATGTGTTCGGTACCCGCACATAAGCCCTGTCCTACAACCTATATTCCTTTTAAAATGGCAATCCACCGGGATCAGGGTGCAGCGGAAACGGCAAATGAGCGCACCATAAACCAATTCATTCATCCCGATGTGCTTGAGACCTGCCAGCTGTCAATGGGCTGCACCATTCTCAAACCGGGCAGTGTCTGGAACACGATGCCAGCTCATACACACGAACGTCGTATGGAGGTGTATATGTACTTTGACATCCCACAGGACAATGTTGTGTTTCATTTGATGGGGCAGCCTCAGGAAACCCGTCATATTGTCATGACCAACGAGCAGGCAGTAATCAATCCATCCTGGTCGATTCATTCCGGATGCGGCACCGCAAACTATTCCTTTGTCTGGGCAATGTGCGGAGAAAATAAGGAGTTTGACGATATGGATGGCATTGCCAATATGGATCTGCGTTAA
- a CDS encoding GntR family transcriptional regulator gives MPNVTLNDRVYRKIKDDIMYLVLEPGLAVSVQKLADTYGSSRTPVREAVVRLQQEDLVHIYPQARTAVSLISMDRIQEERFICNSLELSMVDSFIKNCSPLVVDTLENVIGIQHRAMERQKFREFFDMGNRFQRILFETAGQRLAWKIIESSNSHYSRLRYLSLRHYGFDPKVLQDDEAIMYAARQRDEDGMRKVLSKHLSKGQENIVGLPRLYPNYFTE, from the coding sequence ATGCCAAATGTTACTTTGAATGACCGAGTGTACCGGAAAATAAAAGACGACATCATGTATCTTGTACTGGAACCAGGACTTGCCGTCAGTGTGCAAAAACTGGCAGATACCTATGGCTCAAGCCGTACACCGGTACGGGAGGCAGTTGTCCGACTGCAGCAGGAGGATTTGGTGCATATTTACCCACAAGCCCGCACTGCTGTTTCTCTTATCAGCATGGACCGTATTCAGGAAGAGCGCTTTATTTGTAATTCCCTTGAATTGTCCATGGTTGACAGCTTCATTAAAAACTGCAGTCCGTTGGTGGTTGATACGTTGGAAAATGTTATCGGTATTCAGCATCGTGCCATGGAGCGTCAGAAGTTCCGGGAGTTTTTTGATATGGGAAATCGGTTTCAACGGATTCTGTTTGAGACGGCAGGGCAGCGTCTTGCCTGGAAAATAATTGAATCTTCCAATTCCCATTACAGTCGTTTACGTTATTTGTCACTCAGGCACTATGGCTTTGATCCGAAAGTTTTGCAGGATGATGAGGCGATTATGTATGCTGCCAGACAACGTGATGAAGACGGAATGCGCAAAGTACTGAGCAAGCACCTGAGCAAAGGGCAGGAGAATATTGTGGGATTACCCAGGCTTTATCCCAATTATTTTACAGAATAA
- a CDS encoding hydantoinase/oxoprolinase family protein, whose translation MARTVRMGIDVGGTYTKAVAIDNDTHEIIGKSSVKTTHSDPRGVAAGVVESFENCLHENNIDTSEVVFVAHSTTQATNALIEGDVAVVGILGMARGGVEGFLARRQVCLDDIDLGNGKSIHIVNTFISAKHFDRRTVEQAVDELVDQGAQVIVASMAFGVDNSEPEQLVYQVCSEKGLPTTMASDITKLYGLTRRTRTAAINASILPKMLDTANSTEASIHEAGVMVPLMIMRGDGGVMAINEMKKRPVLTMLSGPAASVMGSLMYLRASNGVYFEVGGTTTNIGVIKNGRPAIDYSIVGGHSTYITSLDVRVLGCAGGSMVRANRKGVVDIGPRSAHIAGLEYSVYSNPEEMEGPKIEFFSPKPGDPSDYVAVRFANGKRVAITNSCAANVLGLVKPEHFSYGSAEAARKAMQALADYCGTSVEDIAAQIMEHAYAKIEPIILSLADKYKLEKDQLSLVGVGGGAASLIVYFANKLGVRYSIPENAEVISSIGVALAMVHDVVERIIPSPSQNDIRAIKTEAINKAIESGATPESVEVHIEIDAQTSKVRATATGSTEVRTTDLLTECDEGEACRLAAEDMRLPVTQVKLIEKTQYFYIYGDKNCVDAGKASPIRILDTKGFIKVQRSCGMALRTTAESFEGAIRQLWDDMAEYKSEVIIRPDYYICMGARVVDFSSMEFEQLKLLIELEVNNLNPGDEVMVVAANTRQN comes from the coding sequence ATGGCGAGAACAGTGAGAATGGGTATTGATGTCGGCGGTACCTATACCAAAGCTGTTGCGATTGACAATGACACCCATGAAATCATTGGAAAATCCAGCGTCAAGACCACACATAGTGATCCTCGTGGTGTTGCGGCAGGTGTCGTGGAGAGCTTTGAAAATTGTCTGCACGAAAATAACATTGACACTTCAGAAGTTGTTTTCGTGGCCCACAGTACTACCCAGGCAACCAATGCCCTTATCGAAGGCGATGTGGCTGTGGTGGGCATTCTGGGCATGGCCAGGGGTGGCGTGGAAGGGTTTCTTGCCAGGCGTCAGGTGTGTCTTGATGATATTGATCTTGGCAATGGCAAGAGTATTCATATTGTAAATACCTTCATCAGTGCCAAACATTTTGACAGACGGACGGTGGAACAGGCTGTGGATGAATTGGTAGATCAAGGCGCACAGGTCATTGTAGCCTCCATGGCATTTGGTGTGGACAACAGCGAACCGGAGCAACTCGTATATCAGGTGTGCAGTGAGAAGGGCCTGCCCACCACTATGGCTTCGGATATCACCAAACTGTATGGTCTGACTCGCCGTACCCGCACTGCGGCTATCAATGCATCCATTTTACCCAAAATGCTGGACACTGCCAACTCCACCGAGGCTTCGATACATGAAGCGGGTGTTATGGTACCTTTGATGATTATGCGTGGTGATGGCGGTGTTATGGCGATCAATGAGATGAAGAAGCGTCCGGTGCTGACTATGTTATCCGGTCCGGCGGCTTCCGTCATGGGCAGTCTGATGTACCTGCGTGCCTCCAATGGTGTGTATTTTGAGGTGGGTGGCACCACCACCAATATCGGCGTCATTAAAAACGGGCGCCCGGCCATTGATTACTCCATTGTAGGAGGCCATTCCACCTACATTACCAGTCTGGATGTGCGTGTTCTGGGCTGTGCTGGTGGCAGCATGGTGCGGGCCAACAGGAAAGGAGTTGTTGATATAGGCCCGCGTTCTGCCCACATTGCAGGCCTGGAATACTCAGTTTACAGCAATCCTGAAGAGATGGAGGGCCCAAAGATCGAGTTCTTCAGTCCGAAACCTGGCGATCCATCGGATTATGTGGCTGTCCGCTTTGCCAATGGTAAGCGGGTCGCCATTACCAATTCCTGTGCAGCCAATGTACTGGGGCTTGTAAAACCGGAGCACTTTTCCTATGGCAGCGCTGAAGCTGCCCGTAAGGCCATGCAGGCATTGGCAGATTACTGCGGAACCAGTGTGGAAGACATTGCTGCGCAGATTATGGAGCATGCCTATGCAAAAATAGAACCGATTATTCTTTCTCTGGCTGATAAGTACAAGCTGGAAAAAGATCAGCTTTCCCTGGTGGGAGTTGGCGGTGGCGCGGCATCTCTGATTGTGTATTTTGCCAACAAGCTGGGAGTCCGATACTCCATTCCTGAAAATGCTGAGGTTATTTCTTCCATTGGTGTGGCACTGGCCATGGTGCATGACGTTGTGGAACGTATTATCCCATCCCCCAGTCAAAATGATATCCGCGCCATTAAAACCGAGGCAATCAATAAAGCCATTGAAAGTGGAGCCACCCCTGAAAGTGTCGAAGTGCATATTGAAATTGACGCACAAACCTCCAAAGTCCGGGCAACTGCCACAGGCTCGACGGAGGTCCGGACTACTGATCTACTTACAGAGTGTGACGAAGGCGAAGCCTGCAGACTGGCTGCTGAGGATATGCGTTTGCCTGTCACTCAGGTCAAGCTGATTGAAAAGACCCAATATTTCTATATATATGGGGATAAAAATTGTGTGGATGCCGGCAAGGCCAGCCCTATACGCATTCTGGATACCAAGGGATTCATTAAAGTACAGCGCAGTTGCGGCATGGCTCTGCGCACCACGGCAGAAAGCTTCGAAGGTGCGATCCGACAGCTATGGGATGATATGGCGGAATATAAGAGTGAAGTTATTATTCGTCCGGATTACTATATTTGCATGGGAGCTCGTGTGGTGGATTTTTCCAGTATGGAATTTGAGCAGCTTAAGCTGTTGATCGAGCTTGAGGTGAATAACCTGAACCCCGGAGATGAGGTAATGGTGGTGGCGGCGAACACCCGGCAGAACTAA